One stretch of Carassius auratus strain Wakin unplaced genomic scaffold, ASM336829v1 scaf_tig00036059, whole genome shotgun sequence DNA includes these proteins:
- the LOC113082418 gene encoding CMRF35-like molecule 5 — protein MMETCDDKLLIFQLLLLVSVMACETSEILTFTAHEGGRVEIQCPYEAKYEEYKKYLCRGKCPIVFIKDKPVESESAAKDKRFSLSDNKTAHIFTVSITDLRTEDRGQYWCGVKTGFGYFDYKREIYLEIKHERMSPKPSATTASFQTNKPATADTESDRTVTSSSSSSSSSVLMLFSGAISPVA, from the exons ATGATGGAGACCTGTGATGATAAACTCCTCATATTTCAGCTGCTGCTCCTCGTGTCAG TCATGGCATGTGAGACGAGTGAGATCTTGACTTTCACTGCACATGAAGGAGGGAGAGTTGAGATACAGTGTCCGTATGAGGCTAAATATGAAGAATATAAGAAGTATCTCTGCAGAGGAAAATGTCCAATAGTGTTTATTAAAGACAAGCCTGTTGAATCTGAATCAGCAGCAAAAGACAAGAGATTCTCTCTGAGTGACAATAAAACAGCCCACATCTTCACCGTCTCCATCACTGATCTGAGAACAGAGGATCGAGGTCAATACTGGTGTGGAGTAAAGACTGGATTTGGATATTTTGATTATAAGAGAGAGATTTACCTGGAAATTAAACATG AGAGGATGTCACCCAAACCATCAGCAACAACAGCTTCATTTCAGACCAACAAACCAGCGACAGCAGATACTGAGTCTGACCGAACCGtcacatcttcatcttcatcttcatcatcatcagtgttaATGCTTTTCTCAGGTGCGATCAGTCCTGTGGCTTAG
- the LOC113082417 gene encoding CMRF35-like molecule 5, which produces MNRTMEICDDKLLIFQLLLLVSVMACETSEILTFTAHEGGRVEIQCPYEAKYEEDKKYLCRGDCPIVFKDKPVESESAATDKRFSLSDNKTAHIFTVSITDLRTEDRGQYWCGVKTGFGSYDYKREIYLEIKHETTTASFHTSSPVAEDTESDRTVTSSSSSSSSSSSGLMLFSTTANGVSPKPQPDFVPIIMVVVLGILTVLGFSMFIYLRRSQKEEGARPKDVVHGPTNNPPGGDTGETREATHTVYDYGDYPDYSLALPAFAKSDASVYALAQLPSIPSDILYSSIKFTAAHHSDRASGGQETCDYASIATVRAEKTKGTHGDHG; this is translated from the exons ATGAACAGAACGATGGAGATCTGTGATGATAAACTCCTCATATTTCAGCTGCTGCTCCTCGTGTCAG TCATGGCATGTGAGACGAGTGAGATCTTGACTTTCACTGCACATGAAGGAGGGAGAGTTGAGATACAGTGTCCGTATGAGGCTAAATATGAAGAAGATAAGAAGTATCTCTGCAGAGGAGACTGTCCAATAGTGTTTAAAGACAAGCCTGTTGAATCTGAATCAGCAGCAACAGACAAGAGATTCTCTCTGAGTGACAATAAAACAGCCCACATCTTCACCGTCTCCATCACTGATCTGAGAACAGAGGATCGAGGTCAATACTGGTGTGGAGTAAAGACTGGATTTGGATCTTATGATTATAAGAGAGAGATTTACCTGGAAATTAAACATG AGACAACAACAGCTTCATTTCACACCAGCTCACCAGTGGCAGAAGATACTGAGTCTGACCGAACCGtcacatcttcatcatcttcatcatcatcatcatcatcagggtTAATGCTTTTCTCAACGACTGCTAATGGAGTGTCACCAAAACCACAACCAG ATTTTGTGCCAATCATCATGGTGGTGGTCCTAGGGATACTGACAGTGCTAGGATTCtcaatgttcatttatttaagacGGAGTCAAAAGGAAGAAG GAGCGCGGCCCAAAGATGTCGTTCATGGCCCGACTAACAATCCGCCCGGTGGAGATACAGGAGAAACTAGAGAA gCCACACACACAGTCTATGATTATGGAGATTATCCTGATTATAGTCTGGCCCTTCCAGCATTTGCTAAAAGTGACGCTTCTGTTTATGCTTTAGCACAGTTACCCAGCATCCCCTCTGACATACTCTACTCCAGCATCAAATTTACAGCAGCACATCATTCAGACAGGGCTTCTGGCGGCCAAGAGACATGCGACTACGCATCTATTGCAACTGTTAGAGCAGAGAAGACTAAGGGCACTCACGGAGACCATGGCTAA
- the LOC113082407 gene encoding NACHT, LRR and PYD domains-containing protein 12, with the protein MASVPEQLLEADDELDKNKPKRLKSAVTADEVEKADGEDGSIQTICPSQTSVSVDLNAKAGATVNSPVLTGNIIQGPVIISFNSTTGAVGPQNPPDRQMLQNQEDDILQKILESHKEHIKAKMGCVFEGKKENKTHFSKVYTELFITEGDITEVYDEHEVLKFDRALKAPKFEDTPIDCNNIFRLLKQKEEGNIVLTKGIAGIGKTFSVHKFILDWAEGKANQDVDCVFLLPFREINLIKDDKEISLHKLLLEFYPDLNDVKNTTEFYKKCKLAFIFDGLDESHLELDFDCKLVKCVNACSSVDVLFKSLVIGKLLPSALIWVTSRPAAANLIPPEYIGLFTEVRGFTDQQKEEYFRKRIVDDAQASKIISHIRTSRSLYIMCHIPVFCWITATVLQDILVKNNGQDIPSTLTEMYIHFLLIQMNIKNQKYDKKQERDRTKLLSSNKEMIFKLAKLAFEQLKEDNIMFYEKDLKACGIDESEESTGLCTEIFKKDSVLHEMKVYYFIHLSVQEFLAALHVFLCYLKQNKDELIFFLENSRPNKKELLYVLLRKAIDKAKESDRGHFDLFLRFLLGISLESNQKLLIGLLDETLNSKNCINKTIQYIKQLQNNDTCPNKSINHFFCILELQDRSLYQQIMKYLRSESGQPKAVSNSNCSALVYVLLMSGEVLDNFDPKMFNKTYVGCRSLVPAVRCCRKALFSDCGLTQQCCETVAVALQLEDCPLSELDLSHNCNIEAGVKMLSAGLKSPHCHLETLRLASCHFNQESCMELVSALKNISQHLRELDLSGNDLQESGLYKLLNEMENAKRKLQVLRLSCCNLTSKSCEHLSLIISSDSSLTELDLSNNDLQNSGVKLISDGLKSPNCQLEILRLSGCMVTEEGCGYLSSALSSNPSHLRELDLSYNHPGPSGVQLLKHKLDDTNYKLQILKTKPMGEHFIKAGIRKYACNLTLDANTAHDQLCLSNGDRTAAYVMQKQPYPDHPERFESVQQVLSRESLSGRCYWEAEWTGLEGTVGVTYKNILRKNDDLCIVEATGQLGNNNVSWKITFETIPHVSHAEEDINLKVSSSCSSKRVGVYVDTMAGVLSFYSVSDTLTHLYTFLADFTDPLYAAFKVDSGSVSFCQM; encoded by the exons ATGGCATCTGTTCCAGAGCAACTTCTGGAAGCAGATGATGAGTTGgataaaaacaaaccaaagagaCTAAAAAGTGCAGTCACGGCTGATGAAGTGGAGAAGGCAGATGGAGAGGATGGGTCAATACAGACGATCTGCCCCTCTCAGACTTCAGTCAGTGTTGATTTAAATGCTAAAGCAGGTGCAACTGTAAACTCTCCTGTACTCACTGGAAATATCATTCAAGGCCCAGTAATCATCAGTTTCAACTCAACCACAGGTGCTGTCg GGCCCCAAAATCCACCTGACAGACAGATGTTACAGAACCAAG aggATGACATCTTGCAAAAAATCCTGGAAAGTCACAAAGAACACATAAAGGCCAAAATGGGCTGTGTGTTTGAGGGCAAAAAGGAGAACAAAACACACTTCAGCAAAGTTTACACTGAACTCTTCATCACTGAAGGGGACATCACAGAGGTCTATGATGAACATGAGGTTCTGAAGTTTGACCGAGCCTTGAAAGCTCCCAAATTTGAGGACACACCGATCGACTGCAACAACATATTCAGATTACTGAAGCAAAAAGAGGAGGGAAACATTGTGTTAACCAAAGGCATCGCTGGCATTGGAAAGACATTCTCGGTGCACAAGTTCATTCTGGATTGGGCTgaaggaaaagccaatcaggatgtggACTGTGTGTTTCTGCTACCATTCAGAGAGATTAACTTGATTAAAGATGATAAAGAGATCAGTCTCCACAAACTTCTGTTGGAATTTTATCCTGATTTGAATGATGTGAAAAACACCACCgagttttataaaaaatgtaaactggcATTTATCTTTGACGGACTTGATGAGAGTCACCTGGAATTGGATTTTGATTGTAAATTAGTCAAATGTGTCAATGCATGTTCttctgttgatgttttatttaaaagccTAGTTATAGGCAAGCTGCTTCCTTCGGCTCTCATCTGGGTGACATCACGACCAGCAGCGGCCAATCTGATCCCTCCTGAGTACATAGGATTGTTTACGGAGGTGCGTGGATTCACTGACCAGCAGAAAGAGGAATATTTTAGAAAACGAATCGTAGATGACGCTCAGGCCTCCAAAATAATCTCACACATCAGGACGTCTCGTAGTCTCTATATCATGTGCCACATtcccgtcttctgctggatcacAGCTACTGTTCTTCAGGATATTCTTGTCAAAAACAATGGACAGGACATTCCTTCGACCCTCACcgaaatgtacatccacttccttCTGATACAGATGAACATAAAGAACCAGAAGTATGATAAGAAACAGGAAAGAGATCGCACAAAGCTTTTGAGTTCAAACAAAGAAATGATCTTCAAGTTGGCTAAACTGGCATTCGAACAACTGAAGGAGGATAACATCATGTTCTATGAGAAGGATCTGAAAGCATGCGGCATCGATGAAAGTGAGGAGTCCACAGGATTGTGCACTGAAATCTTCAAGAAGGACTCTGTTTTGCATGAGATGAAGGTGTATTACTTCATACATTTGAGTGTGCAGGAGTTTCTGGCCGCGTTGCACGTGTTCCTCTGCTATTTGAAGCAGAACAAAGATGAGCTGATTTTCTTCCTGGAGAATTCACGTCCTAATAAGAAAGAACTGCTGTATGTTCTGCTGAGGAAGGCAATCGATAAAGCGAAGGAGAGTGACCGAGGGCATTTCGATCTATTTTTGCGTTTCTTGCTGGGTATTTCTCTTGAGTCCAATCAGAAACTCCTCATCGGCTTGCTGGATGAAACGCTGAACAGTAAAAACTGCATCAATAAAACCATCCAATACATCAAGCAACTGCAGAACAATGACACTTGCCCAAATAAATCCATCAACCACTTCTTTTGCATCCTGGAGCTGCAGGACAGAAGTCTGTAccaacaaataatgaaatatctgaGGTCAGAGAGTGGCCAGCCGAAAGCAGTGTCCAACTCCAACTGCTCAGCACTGGTCTATGTGCTTCTGATGTCAGGTGAGGTGCTGGATAACTTTGACCCAAAGATGTTTAACAAAACATATGTAGGATGTAGGAGCCTTGTCCCAGCCGTAAGATGCTGTCGAAAAGCTCT GTTTTCAGACTGTGGACTGACACAACAGTGCTGTGAAACAGTGGCTGTGGCTCTTCAGCTAGAGGACTGTCCTCTGAGCGAACTGGACCTGAGTCACAATTGCAACATTGAGGCGGGAGTGAAGATGCTTTCTGCTGGACTGAAGAGCCCACACTGTCATCTGGAGACACTCAG GTTGGCCTCTTGTCATTTCAACCAGGAGAGCTGTATGGAGCTGGTCTCTGCTCTcaagaatatttcacaacatcTAAGAGAGCTCGACCTCAGCGGTAATGACCTGCAGGAATCTGGGCTCTATAAGCTCCTGAATGAGATGGAAAATGCAAAGAGAAAACTTCAGGTTCTGAG GCTGAGCTGTTGTAACCTAACTTCAAAGAGTTGTGAGCACCTTTCTTTGATCATCAGCTCAGATTCGTCcctgacagagctggatctgagtaacaatgacctgcagaattcaggagtgaagctgatctctgatggactgaagagtccaaactgtcagctggaGATACTGAG gttatctggctgtatggtgacagaggaaggctgtggatatttgtcttcagctctgagttcaaacccctcacatctgagagagctggacctgagctacaatcacccaggaccATCAGGAGTACAGCTGCTCAAACACAAACTGGATGATACAAACTATAAACTGCAGATACTCAA AACTAAGCCTATGGGTGAACACTTCATCAAAGCAGGGATAAGGAAGT ATGCATGCAATCTCACGCTGGATGCAAACACAGCTCATGATCAGTTGTGTCTCTCCAATGGAGACAGAACAGCAGCATATGTAATGCAGAAGCAGCCGTATCCAgatcatccagagagatttgaATCTGTCCAACAAGTGCTGTCTAGAGAGAGCCTGTCCGGCCGCTGCTACTGGGAGGCTGAATGGACAGGTCTGGAGGGGACGGTCGGGGTGACCTACAAAAACATCCTGAGAAAAAATGATGATCTTTGTATAGTCGAGGCCACCGGTCAGCTTGGAAATAATAATGTGTCATGGAAAATCACCTTTGAAACTATTCCACATGTTTCTCACGCTGAAGAAGACATTAATTTAAAGGTTTCATCCTCTTGTTCATCTAAAAGAGTTGGTGTGTATGTTGACACAATGGCTGGTGTTTTGTCTTTCTACAGTGTCtctgacacactcacacacttgtACACCTTCCTCGCGGATTTTACAGATCCTCTCTATGCAGCATTCAAAGTGGACAGTGGCTCTGTGTCCTTTTGCCAGATGTAA